The genomic region AACCTCGCGATGCTAATGCTCGTGGTGATAAGTCTTCATTCGGTTTCTCGGGAAAAGGTTCCTTCAACTTTGCATTTGGGCTCAGCCCTGAGCTGAAGGGGCAGATACCGATCAACATCAATAATGTCCTATACATTGCACCGCAAGCATTTGTCGGAGTAGGTCTGTTTATCCCTCCGGTCGATACTTTTGTACACTATGGTGCCGGAGTGGAATTTGTACCGGTTAATTTTACAACGTTATCTTTCGGTGCTGATTTTATTGCACGAACGTATTTAAAGGGAACGAAAACGACAAATCTCGGAGTTCGTATAAACGCATCAATACGATTTTAATTATATTGGAAGGAGATAACAGAACATGAAAACAGAAATCATTAAGAAGGGCGCGGTGCTTATCTGTTTGTTAAGCGTAATGTCAGCGTTTACTTCGTGTATCTTATTCAGCAACCTGAAAATGGCGGCCGAGGAGGGTAAAGCGAGTGTAAACGGTAAACAGGTTACAGCAGAATCGCTGGGAGATCCGAAAACAGACTGTCTGGCTTATGGGTACGTGAACGTAAAGGGTGTGCACATGTATGTGCAAATGGATTCTTCTCAGGAGGCGCTTTATGTAACGCCTTTATTGATGGGAAGCGGTTCTTTTTGCTTTCCCCCTCTTGCAAAGAATCTCAGTTTTCAACTTGTGCGGCTTCGCTATGATAACTGGTTTACAAACTCCATTACGTACTACACTCCCGGTTTAGGAAAACAAGGTGCTATTGCATTTACTACGCAAAAAGCGGGTTTGCAGTTTATAGGTGCTTATGATTTTATCGTTAAAGGGACGGCATTTAAAGGCTATTCGGCAACATTGTCTCCTTATCCCCGCAGCGAACAATCTGAATATGAACTGAAAACGTTAAGTAAGATGAAAGCACAATTTAAAAACACGGAATGGGAAACACTGATCGATAAAAGAATAGAGGAGATTCAAAATGAGAAAAAATAAATACGCTATTATCTCGTTTGTTATTGCCATTACCCTTTTTATTACCGGTATAGAACTCTTTGCCGCCGATAAAAAAACTCCGAAGGCTCCTACAAGGAATGAAGTCGTTATCGTATTTTCTTTAAAGATTCAACCGTTGCCTGATGTGGAATTTTTTGCAAACTATTCACATATGCGTTTTTCAAAACTGGACATAGGTCATTATTACAGCACAACGGATAAAATAGCCATCAGTGCTTCTAATGTCAGAATACCTTTGGCGGGAATGCCGGAAGAAGATGCACGGGATATCGATTTCGCTATGATAACCCTTCCTTTTGCTTATGGGAAACGATATATTAATCTTCATAGTCTGCGGTATCATTTTGCCGGTTCAGAAGTAATATTTGTGAATCTTCCGTTACAGGCAAAAATCGAAGTACCGTCCGATGTACAGTACGTATATATCGGTGATTTTACCTGCAAGTGCAGTAAGCCGTTTTATGATATAACCGATGTAAAACGAACTGATAATTTTGATGCCGCTGCAAGGGCTGTCAAGGAAGTATACGGTAAAGATGCCGAACTTGAACGGGTGCCGTTGATTTCTTTGAATCAGGAAGATTAACAAGGTTTTGTATGGAATTTGAAAAGATTATTCCCGCCTCAGATCTTGCAGTGGCGCAGTGCGGAAATGAATTACCGGTTAACGGCAGCGTACTCGCTGTCTTTGCAGAGCAAGCGTTTAAACGATTGTCCTTTACTTTTCCTCAAGAGCATTTGGAAAGTTTGCTGAATGTTGCGTGTGATCCCGCATCTTCGGAGAATGACCGGCTCGTTGCAGTAAAATTGCTGGAAAATGCCGTCATTGCGGCGAAAGGTACGCTGCCGCTCTGTCAGGACACAGGCGTTGCACAAGTTTTTGCATGGAAGGATTCCTCTGTGTATTCGATCTTAAATGCTGTGAATCGAACAATGCCTTTCACTTCCGATACGGAAGCGCTTACTGCCGGTGTCGGGAAGGCGTATAAAGAGAATAATCTGCGGTTTTCTATCAACATTCCTTCTTCGCTTTTTGATGAAAAAAACTCGGCTACCAATTTACCGGCTCAAGTCGATGTATTCAGTACAAACGAAAGCGGCGAGCCTTCGTACCGTTTCTTGTTTTGCGCGAAAGGCGGTGGTTCCTCCAATAAAACGGATTTTACCTGCGCAACAAAGGCGCTGTTAAACCCGCAATCCTTTGAACGCTTTTTGCAAACGAAAATCGCCGCTCTTGGAACGGCTGCCTGTCCCCCGTACACGATTGCCGTTGTTATCGGCGGCTTAAGCCCCGAACAAAACTTACAGACGCTTAAGCTGGCAACGACCGGCTATTGGGATGCGGTAGAGGCGTTAAACGAAGCCGGCGGCGCTATTCGCTGGACAGATACGGTCGGCGGAGTGCGCCCCCTGCGGTGTAAGGATTGGGAAGAGCGGGTATTACAGATCGCATCGGAAACGGGATTGGGCGCTCAGTTCGGCGGTTCTCATCTTGCGGCGCATGCCCGTGTGTTCCGATTGCCGCGGCACGG from Treponema vincentii harbors:
- a CDS encoding fumarate hydratase C-terminal domain-containing protein, whose product is MEFEKIIPASDLAVAQCGNELPVNGSVLAVFAEQAFKRLSFTFPQEHLESLLNVACDPASSENDRLVAVKLLENAVIAAKGTLPLCQDTGVAQVFAWKDSSVYSILNAVNRTMPFTSDTEALTAGVGKAYKENNLRFSINIPSSLFDEKNSATNLPAQVDVFSTNESGEPSYRFLFCAKGGGSSNKTDFTCATKALLNPQSFERFLQTKIAALGTAACPPYTIAVVIGGLSPEQNLQTLKLATTGYWDAVEALNEAGGAIRWTDTVGGVRPLRCKDWEERVLQIASETGLGAQFGGSHLAAHARVFRLPRHGASCFASIGVSCNAHRNLVGYISREGAFLQKNVSDPQPFFEKATAYTAGADAHHGEPVKVDLSSIEAARAKLSDYPVGQAFLFPGEILVARDAAHARWKALLESGKPLPDYTLHYPILYAGPAETPKGAVIGSFGSTTANRMDPYADDLMSRGTALITIAKGNRSELWRTACKKYGAFYLGTIGGAAALIAEKHITARKVLDYPDLGMEAVQLISVKDLPVFLITDDKGNDFYASLQKSLR